CTCTCTCAAACTCACCGTGTTTCTTCCTAAACCCACCATTAATCTTCATCCTCTCAACTTTAATCCTCAAGaaaaaggtatgggttttcttattttttctaagtttttcatgtttttaaccCTGTTTTCTTGGATCTGTGAGTTGTTGCTAAGGTTTGTGACATCTGGTGTTTTGGTTATGGGTTGGGTTCATATTTTTCTAGTTTTGgtgtttgggtttgtttgaCCGTGTTTTATGATGCTTGTTATGGGTGCTATCATGTCTTAGTCTCATTGTTTGAGGTTATTTGTGTTGATTTGTGCATCTTATACCCATTATGATGTGTCTTATTGAcatatttttgggtttattgtGGTTTACTTTGTGTGTGAGTTTGTTTGGTTCTATATGGTTGTGTTTGGACGGTTGGGTTATTGTTTTACCTTTTATTATCATGAGTGTTGCTTTTGCCTTGAGGATTTTGTCTGCTATGTGTTTGTTTGATTATCTCATACTCATTGAGCTATGTTTAATTGGCATATGCCTTCTTCTGGATGTATGTGTTACACACTGTTTCTATACAGGTGTATGTGCCTGGGTTTGTGTCTTCTAGTGTTCTTGCTTTAAGTAGTTGTGGCCACTATCACTGTGTGCTTTTCATTGGTCCTGTTGTTAGGTTGCTCTATCCTTTCTGTTATTTGTTATCTCTTTCATTGTCTGACTCTCAACTGAGTATATTTTTATGCCCTTTTCTGTTATACTAACCATGTTTCTAATGGTCAGTTTTCCATCTAttgtgctttgttttgtggCCTTTTCTGCTATGTTTGCAGATGACACCTACCAAGAAGAAAACTACTGCCAAGAAGGGTGATAAAAGGCTGAAAATGgagaacacaaaatttagatcCACTCAACACTTTGAGAGATATAGAGACTTCTTCGTAAAGGCACCCATCATTCAGCAACGATTTGTAGATTTGGTGGATTTGAAGGACACCTTCATTTCAAAGTGTTTTGAGGGCAGAGGATGGGATAAGTTGTTGAGTGACTTACCTATGGTGTGTGAGTCTCTTATCAGAGAATTTTATGCAAATGCTGTATTGAGAGAAGATGAGTTGAATTGTTGGATAAGAGGAAGGGAATTCACGATAGTAGTAGGTGATATAGATGAGGTGCTAGATCTTGAAGAAATAAAGGACCATGACTTCACCAACTTCAAGGACAAGATGCTATCCATAGAGACCGTCCAATCTCGCATTGGTGGATCACAAGAGGGGAGATGCCTCAACACTACTGCCTTCCCTTTTGACATGAGGTGTCTAACCACCATCATGATGTTCAATTTGTACCTAGTTAAGAAGCTGACTACAATCAATAATGCTAGAGCTATATTTCTCATGGAGCTCAAAGAAAGCACATTCATAGACATTAGCTCTCACATCTTTGACACCATTGTGGATCAGACTAGAACAACCTCTAGGGCTAAGTTGATTTTTGCCAGCCTTCTTATGAGGATTTTTAGAATGAAAGATGTTCCCATTCCTCAAGATATCAGTCCCATGTCTGTACCCTCAGCCATCAACAAACTGACCATCACAAGGATACAAGTTCGTCTCACAGGTGATGAAGAGGAAGGTGAACAAACTGAAGGTGAACCCATGGACACTTAGACAGAGGCTGCAGGACAGGCTTCAAGCTCAAGAGGTCGTGGCAAGAGGAGCAAAGCTTCATCTCCATCAGATGTACCTTCAGATGCATTCTTGATCATCTTAGAGAGGATTGATGGGCTCAGAGATGTCCAGAATGAACAATCTGACAGGCTGACTGCACTTCAAGATCAGATGAACACCCTCTCTGCAAAGTTTGATAGCTTCTCCTCTCAGCAGTGACCCTTTGGCCATTCCGGTCAAAAAAGGGGAGAATTTTTTGAAGGGTAGCAGCTCTTGAGGGGGAGTTTCAGTTTGAGGGGGAGCATGCCAAAAACTTATCTTAAGCAGTTTACTTTATGATTATGTTATATAGTTTCTGGTGTTGTGTTTTGGATAATGTTTTTTTACTATGGGTTTGCTAGAtactttgttaaatattttggtCTGTTTTTCTCTTGCTATTTTAAACTCAAGgatcatatatatttaagatagttTTTTAGTATTTATGCATGCTTTCGTCTGTACCCATGTTGCTTTTGTAAGCTTTTAGGGTTTGTTCTCCATGGTCTATAGGCTTTTATGGTTTGTACCATGCTTAGGCAGCCTTTATGATTTGTACCTATGCTTTGTAGCTTATGTACTTGATGTTTTGCTATGCACTATTTTTAGTacatcactcttgtgcccttgtagGATCTTGTTCCTAGATGCATATACTTCTTGTATtgtgcattggttgagtgttaGACATGTAAATGATTCTTTGCATTTAAGCTTAATAGCTTGCATATCCGGATGTTCATTCCAAGTGTGAATGAGCATTGTGGTCACTATTTTATAGTGATTGCTTGTATGGTCAAGCTTTGGTCTATTACTTTACTCCATTGTGCTTGATCACATTGTGCTTGTCTCATATGCATTACAAGTTTTTCTGCTTGCAATGATCATATTATGTTGTTGTATTTCAAGAGACACTTGTTCTTATGATTCAAGAGCTACACAaattctagagttaggtgtgactgagttttgttcaactgttcccaactcacatgttaagtctaaagtttgttttagggttttgtcaccaaatagccaaagggggagatagTAAGgttaaaatttatcaaccattgtgttggctttattccgtgccaatttacttgtaattaagcacttagaaaccctgtatttaggtgggattcatgtaagggtagtgtgtgagagagtgtgaataAATGCTCAAGAATGTGCAGTGAAGTAGGGACTTGCGGTTGGATCTCGCAGGTGGCTCGCAGCTTGTAAGCCGCCAGATGATGCACATAAGCGAAGCGTGCTGAGAAGTTGAATAGTCAcgccagctggagcactactggacaaaaagtccagtctggccattctgtttgctcgCGGCTTGAACTCGCAACTCAGTCAAGTTGCGAGGCCAAGCCGCCAGCCAGCCCTGTTTGGGAAAatatgactcttcgcattcctttcTCACCCCAGTAttaataccccttatacccacgaaatgtagagagtttccagagagaattttaagagagaaaccctagagaaaaacaagattgactcatccataaTTTTCActtagagactcttcaaattcctttactctcttcctctccattgttacatcctggAGAGGTCCATTGCCAATaacttttctcaccatacccatatctgtgagaaggctgtttagtgctttgggaagcagttaggaagggaccaatttcatattggttgatgctatgggctatagaggaatccggtaagctaaagaagaaataggttcggcgcaacctcgttggagtaggagcttagagggcttacgtacactgggtagattaggcttggagggtcttctgttgtccatgtatcccaactacattctttagtggattattgactgcTTGGAGGGCAGCAGAGAGGTTTTACGTCGAgggcttcggtttcctcttcgataacaaatcattgtgttgtccttgtatttgcatctctcttcccttaacctttgccatttaatttctgttgtGGATGtggttttatttggtttagattatgttatcaattctgttttagcttatttacattttccGCATGTACATTGTTTGTctataagcttgaattggtaatttgttatttggGGGTTTAAACGTTCAAAGGTGTTTTATACGCTTTTTGAActtttatcatcaaatacctttagctttggccgaccaggagaagactgccttcttAACCCCTCTAGGAAATTATCACTGTCGGGTTTAAAAAATGCTGGGTCTACCTATCAGATGATGGTGGCTAGAATGTTTGAGTCCCAACTTGGGAAGAATGTAGAAGCGTATATCGATGACATGGTTGTCATGAGCAAGTTAGTGATTGAACATTTAAGCGATTTGGGAAGCGTGTTTGAGGTACTGAGAAAACTTAAACTACGACTTAATGCTTCGAAATGCTCTTTTGGTATTAGTTCTAGTAAGTttttgggatatatgattatgCATCAAGGAATAGAAGCTAATCCCGATCAAATTAGAGCTATAAGTGACCTATGTCCTCTTCGGAATCCAAAAGAAGTACAAAAATTGACTGGAATGACTGCTGCCTCGAATAGGTTTATCTCCCAATCAGTAGACGGGTGTAGACCATTTTTCCAGCTCCTTcataagtggaaggggttcGAGTAGACTGAAGAATGCAGTCTTCCCTTCGAAGAGATGAAAAAATACTTGTCCAGTCCTCCCATTCATTCTAGACTGGAGAAATTGGAGGTCCTTTATGCTTACATTGCAGTTACATGTCATGCGGTTAGTCTAGTATTGGTGAGGATGGTAGATGGGGTGTAGAAACCGGTCTACTATGTGAATAAATCTCTACAAGAAGCAGAGGCCCGTTACTTGCCATTGGAGAAAGGTATTTTGACCATTGTTCATGCTGCCCGAAAGCTCCCTTATTACTTCCAAGTGCATACAGTTGTGGTCCTCACCCAACTCCCTTTGCAGGAATTACTTTGAAGGTCTAATTATATAGGGAGAATCGCCAAATGGGGAACGATCTTAGTAATGTTTGATATAAAGTATTTGCCTTGCATGACGATTAAAGTACAAGTGTTAGCTGACTTAGTGGCAGAATTTACTGAGCACCTTGAAAGGGCCGTTGCCGAGGAGGTTGAATCAGTGAGGATGCAAGTCACATCCATTACTATCCCTTATCGACTAATATGGAAGCTTTATGTAGATGGGGCGGCCAACCAAAAAGAGTCTAGCATTGGGATAGTTCTAGTATCCCTAAAGAGGATCACTATTGAGAAGTCTTTGAGGTTGAGTTTTTCAGCAACAAACAATGAGACCGAGTAAGAAGCCTTGTTGCTTGGTGTAGCTATGGTAAAGAAATTGGGAGGTAGGGTAGTAAAGATTTTTTCTGACTCAAGATTGATTGTTAGACAAATTAGTAGGGAATTGGAAGCTAGGGATCAGAGGATGCGAAGGTATCTTAATAAAGCTCGGTAGTTACAAtcaagttttgagtttttttttttttctttacaagtCCCAAGGAGCAAAAATACTCATGCATAATAACTAGCAACTCTAGCCACTTCCTCGAAGCAAGGCCTTCTTCGATTTATTCTCGTCGAGGATTTATTAATTCCAACTGATCGGGGACAGGCTATGGTTGGAGTGCACCAATTAAGGGTTGGACCGAGTTGGATGGAAcctttggtttcatttttgaaGAATGGAGTGTTGCCCAATGATAAAGGAGAGGCAAACAAGGTACGAAGGAAATCCCCCCGTTTTTGGTTGTTCGATGAGCAAAAATTGTATAAGCGCTTCTTTTCTAGGccatatttacttttttttcatcctGAGACAGTAGAATCATTActggaagagttgcatgaagggatcTGTGGAATTCATACTAGAGGAAGGTCGTTATCacatagagcccttactcagggttattggtggccgaGTATGCAAAAAGAAGCCAAAGATTATGCTAAGAAGTGTGATCAGTGCTAGAAATTTGCCCAAAGCATCCATCAGCCTGAAGGCATGCTGAATCTTCTCTCTAGCCCATGGCCATTTGCACAGTAGGGTTTGGACATCATGGGCCATTCACAAGAGTAGTAGGAAATCGAAGATGGCTCCTTAAAAGGATAgattacttcacaaaatgggtggaagctgagCATTGTCTAACATTAAGGATTTCGATGCAAAAaagtttgtgtggaagaatattgtCACCAGATTTGGGATCCCTCACACacttatctcggacaatggactccaatttgatagtaaggcttttagtaGATACTGTTGTGAGTTAGGCATCAGAAATAGATACTCAACCCTAGCCTATCCACAAGGGAATGAGCAAGCTGAGGCTGTCAATAAGGTCATAGTTAATGTGTTGAAGAAAAGGTTAGATGAAGCTAAGGGCAAGTGGGTGGACGAGCTCCCACATGTTCTTTGGACGTATCATACTACTCCTCATTACTCAACAAGAGAAACTCTATTTTCCATGAATTATGGTTCTGAGGCAGTCATCCCTTTGGAAGCAAGACTTTCAAAGTCAAAGACGAGCCTATTTGATCCAGACAAGAATGATCGGCTACTTCAAGGAAGTTTGGATTTAATTGATGATAGAAGAGAAGTAGCCATGGTCCAGCTGGCACATTACCAGCAAAAGCTTAAATAGGGATATGACATGGGAGTGAAGGTCAGACCATTAGTCCCTGGAGACTTAGTTTTAAGAAAAGTGGTGAACACGGTGAGGAACCCATCATGGAGAAAattgggacctaactgggaagggccATATCGCCTCATCTCGGTAGTGTGTATTTTGGAAGACTTGGATGAAAATATTGTGCCAcatccatggaatgtaaataatctccaaagatattactattaataaaagGAAGTGTTGTTATTTTGTGGTTTAATTACTATTGTTAAAAGTGTTATGTGGTTTGgctaagtgttaaaaaaaatctcgGCCATGCCTGGTTCCTTGGACTACATGTCTTTGGTAAATTAATGCTTTTTATCTGGTCAAGTGTTAAACAGTACATCGGCCATGCCTAGTTCCTcaaaccacatgccttgggtaaattagtgctttttgtttggttaagtgttaaacaaaacctctaCCATGTCTAGTTCCTTGGACCACATGTCTTGTGTAAACTAGAGTCTTTAGCTTattgaagaacaagaaaaattagGAGTGGTCCAATCATCATCTCGGATTGTGGTCTTTGGGATAGTTAATGTTTTAACTTCCTTAAAGCAAAATCAAATATTGTTAAGCTTAATGTCATGGTCTGTATGAGCATGTTGGAGTAAGGTCTCGTTTGATTTCAATCTTATAGATCTTATAGTCCTTGGTAAAggtcaagtaaaaaaaaaaacaaatgaaaaatgaaagaaatgatAAACACCAAGTATAAACCGAAACTTCTCAATGAGCATTTTCATTAATGTAAACAAGGTACAtcacatgagaaaaaaaaaaaaaaaaaaaaacagagaattgTAAGACAGTATCCTAAAGGTTGCTTGCTGGGTTGGCCTCagctggtggtggtggattgGACGATTCGGCCTCACTTTCCTTTGAAGGCTCCAAAATCATAGCAGCAGTGCCAATAGGTTGGGTAGCTAGAGGAGCTTGGGGGGCTGTGGATTCCTTGGAGGATGGTTGGGCGGCTACTTGCAGAGCTGGGGGGatagaaaacatttttagtTTTCCTTAGCTCCGAGGAAGTGTCCACCTCTACCAAATTTAGTGCCTTGGTCCATACTTGAAATAACCTCGGCAAACTTTTGTCACTTGGGCCCTCGAGGTCTTTTTTGTCTCTTTCATCCTAATATCATAGCCAAATTGCTTGGCCTAGGCAAGagcctcttcttttttctctagcTCTTTTTGCTGATTTTCTATCTTTTCCCAAGCAATGGCCAGTTGTTCTTCAGCCTTACGAAGGTGTTGACAGTGGTCTTTAGCTTGCTTCTTAGCGCTTGCCAGAGTAGCCTCGACACTCTTTCTCTCCCTGTCTGCCTCGATCAGCTTGGTGCTaagttctttaattttcttttcagcAAGGGCCAAACTCTTATCAGTTGAGACTCGACATGCTTCTTCATCTTTTAGCTTAGAGTGGCCATGATCTACAAACTGTTCGACCACATGAGCTGTTTGGATGGTCTGAAGAGAAGCGACAACACAATGAAGGGCAAAATAGGTTAAGtccttaaggtaaaaaaaaaaaaaatttattaaatatggAATGGAAGAGATAACAAGTTGAAACAATTACCATTGCCAGGTCCCTCTTTAGCATTAGGAAAACCTTGTGCTTCTTTAAGGTCCTCAGGTCATCCATATCCTGAGGAAGAAGTAGAGGTTGTTCTAGGGCATTAATCCCATAACTTGCCTTTGCTTGCTGAAAGTCCTTAATTTAGGAGTCCATGAGAAGAGGGGCTCTGTCCTACTCAAGTATAGGATTCCACATGGGAATCTTGGCATGGCAATTCGACACCAACTCTGTGCCCAATCCTTCAACTGTGTTTCTTCTTTGGGGTCCTTTGGTAATTTGTCCCTTTCTAGGGCTCCGGACCTTTAGTGGGAGGGATTTCGCCTTCCTCGGGTACTTCCTTGTCTTTCTTtcccctttttctcttcttttttggaGGCTCAATAGGGGAAGTATGGGAATGAAGGGGAGTTGGAGGTCAAGGATGGACTTCTATTTCGTGTGTGGACCCTTCCACGTGTGACTCTAGTGGCTCAAGGAGGATGATATTTTTGCGTTGGAGCACCATGGCTTCTGCGACGTCAgtctttttttggttgctgcTGACTTGGGCATAGGGTAGGGGTCTTGGAGTGGTAATTGAAGAGTCGGCATGGTCTTGTTGATCAAACACTTCAAAATCCTCTTCTGAATCTACTACTTCAAATACTTggaatatttcttcttcttgtgtTGAGTCAAAAGAGGTCACCTCCTTGGCGATTGTACGCTGGTTGAGCAGTTCAACTTGATGAGTCCCTTTAGGAGGTAGGTCAGTGATGAATCCTGGCACTACAATGTCTATTAAGTGTAGTAGAGGATCCTTGGCTTTAATAACATGCTTGAGAGACTGGAAGCTGAGAGAAATGGGCTTGTACTCTAGGATTATGTGCGCAATATGTAACTGGCCATCTTTGGGAAGGAATGATCAAAGAATTTTGTTGAGGTTTGCTCGGTTAACTAGGCCAAAATTTGGGGCTGtaaaatgtttgtttgttaaaaaaaaaaacaagaaaaaaacaagattagaagagaaaaagaaagaaaagtgatgACATGTAATTAACAAAGAGTTGGATGGCCACTAAAATAAGACGTTCACTATTTGAAGGGGAAGAAAGGGATTACTAGAAGCCTAGAACACCCCACCTGGTTGCTCATCTCGCATTAGACAATGTAAGCCATCGTGCCATTCACCCGAGACGATCAAGAAATCTTGGTTCaggcctttgttggatttggggaGACACGAGATAAACCTAACCGCGGGAGCCCTATTTTTGAGGTAGTACCTGGTGTCCTTAAGATATTGGCAATTGTATACCTAGTTAACATCATGATAGGTGAGATTCACCCCCATTTTTTGGTTAAGGGCATCAATGCTACCTAGTATCCTAAATAGATTTGTGGAACATTGGGTTAGGCAAAGTCTATGGGCAATCAAAAAGTCCCTACTTATCCTTCCTATAGGAATTTGCATTCCTCCCTCTATAAAGACAATCATAGGGATCACGATGGCCCCTGCTGGCCTAAAAGCATGCCAATCTCCTAAAAGGCAATGCTGTATTAAAAACCCTGATGGTATCCTATATCGGGTTTTGAAAGCTTCTATACTCTCGGGAGTGTCTACTAAGCTAGCAAATCTACCCTTCTAGGAAGTAAAAGAAATTATTGAAGTGtaagaaaaagaattatagGCTGAGGAAGGAAAGGATCCTAAAGTCTGTGTATGAACTAAGTAATACTTACAGAGATGTATGCAAAGAACACCTTGGACCGCTTCTTGGAAAGAttgaagatttggaaaaatgGAAGAAATGGGATCCCCACACCCTTTCTATAAGGAGACAAGATGAGTGGGAAATTTCCCACTTGAAATCCCATGGAGAATCCCCTCTGTAGGATCTCCATTATGTTGTAGAATGTGGGGGACAAAGCATCATGTGAGGCATTAAATGGGGTGTTGCGAATGCCGAAGCGTTAGGAGTGTGTTCAGAACAAGTGAAGAGACGTTGCCACGTGGAAGCGTTCCTTAAGAGTATGAAACTTTGGATTAACCCCACTCTTATTAGTAGAGAAAAAGATGgagttttaaggggctattgtaAGGATAGGAAGACCGAGCAGGAATATTGGGCTATGGGCCGTACCCGAGGATGAACAAGAGCTTGAGGATGGTCAAAGGGATTGTCAAACATAAGTTAAAGGGCCAAGGATAAAGGTAGAGAGTGACGGGTCAGTCGTGGTTCTTGAGGAGCCGAGCCACCTCGGGAGAGCTTTGGGGAGGTGACCATTTTGGAAGGATAAGCTTCAGAGGAAGGTAACAGAAGCTGAgtcaacaacaaaagaaaaaatatttgggaaGAAGGCTGTCACCACTACATTAAATGCACTGCACCAAATGAACTGGTCGTATTTATGGAGAAATGACACTTGGACAGTGCCATTTCAACTCACAACTGCTCACAAAGCTTCTAGGAGGTCCCGATGTGACAACCATCCAAAGGATTACCTACAAAATCAAAAGGTGGAAGGCTGGGATGGAGGGGTAAAAGACCATATAAGGAAAAGGCTACTGTAAAAAATGAGGCATGTAATctaagaaggaagaaaaagagaagaacacTCTGTACTTCAGAAAACTTGAGTTAATATAAGAACACCACATCCTTGGACTTGATCGAGGAGCGTTATTTCTGTGTTTCCTTGTATCTTATCAATTATGGCCCACTTAATTTGCTAAGCCATTTTCTTGTGAAGCCCACTTTCTTGCAAATACATTGTTTTGGGCTTGTTGGGCCATCATCCACTACTCTTGGTGGGTTGTGGCTTTAATCTGTGTCCTTATAGAGATATAAACGTATAGGGAGAAGGCGAGAAACCAAAAgctaaagaagagagagagagagtgtgtgtgtgtgtctatatatatatatatttttttgagaatactaagtatttttaacatacaCACGAGGTGAGGAGAGAAGatcttaaagaaacttacaatggtgtatatccaaaagggccTAACTCTTGGATACATAGCACAAACTTTAATGCATGTGGAATACAATAAAGATATTTTAAACTTgtgttattttataaggaaagttaaAATAATACATGACAATaagttatgattttattttgagaaagacAATAAGTTATGATTGATAGAATATAAAGTGGAATACAAAGATAGGAtagaggattttttttgttgagaaaagtAGGATAGAGGATTTATATTTGAGAAATGTTTtattcacaacactttcacaacaaatcttaagcgacaag
This genomic stretch from Castanea sativa cultivar Marrone di Chiusa Pesio chromosome 1, ASM4071231v1 harbors:
- the LOC142625084 gene encoding uncharacterized protein LOC142625084 — protein: MVARMFESQLGKNVEAYIDDMVVMSKLVIEHLSDLGSVFEVLRKLKLRLNASKCSFGISSSIRNRYSTLAYPQGNEQAEAVNKVIVNVLKKRLDEAKGKWVDELPHVLWTYHTTPHYSTRETLFSMNYGSEAVIPLEARLSKSKTSLFDPDKNDRLLQGSLDLIDDRREVAMVQLAHYQQKLK